A region from the Felis catus isolate Fca126 chromosome F1, F.catus_Fca126_mat1.0, whole genome shotgun sequence genome encodes:
- the LOC101090165 gene encoding 60S ribosomal protein L36a-like, protein MVNVPKTCRTFCKKCGKHQPHRVTRYKKGKDSLYAQGKRCYDRKQSGYGGQTKPISQKKAKTTKKIVLRLECVEPNYRSKRMLAIKRCKHFELGGVKKRKGQVIQF, encoded by the coding sequence ATGGTGAACGTTCCTAAAACCTGTCGGACTTTCTGCAAGAAGTGTGGCAAGCACCAACCCCACAGAGTGACACGGTACAAGAAAGGCAAAGATTCTCTTTATGCCCAGGGAAAGCGGTGTTATGACAGGAAGCAGAGTGGCTATGGTGGGCAAACTAAGCCAATTTCCCAGAAAAAGGCTAAAACCACAAAGAAGATTGTTCTGAGGCTTGAATGTGTTGAGCCCAACTACAGATCTAAGAGAATGCTGGCCATTAAGAGATGCAAGCATTTTGAACTGGGAGGAGTTAAGAAGAGAAAGGGCCAAGTAATCCAGTTCTAA